Part of the bacterium genome, GAGAGGGGAAGACGATCAGATACGGCCGTCGGGCGATGACGCCGGCGGCCGCGGGAGAGAAGAACAACAACAATGCGAGAGGTGGTGATAACAGGCAAACACGAAAGAGATTCACCCTCCACCGAACCGGGGCAGGCTCACCGGGACCAAGTACCTCTGGCTGCGGCGTCCCGGCGAGCTACGGCCGGAGCAGCGCCGGCAGATGCGGCAGTTGGTGGGCAGTGACCTGAAGGTCGCTCGTGCCTGGACGCTCAAGGAACGGTTCCGCCAGTTCTGAGAGTACACCTACCGCGGTGTGGCGCAGACGTTCTTCGCGCGGTGGTTCTGGCGAGCGACCCACAGCCGGCTGAAGCCGATGGCGCAGGTGGCATGGTTGATCCGCCGCCACTTGCCGAACGTCCTGACCTACCTGCGGCACCGACTCACCAACGCAGGCCGCGAAGCCGTGAATGACACGATCCAGTGGGTCAAGAAGACCGCGCGGGGGTTCCGGAACGCTGAGCACTTCAAGACCGCCATCTACTTTCATTGCGGAGGGCTGGATCTGTACCCACACGAAAGCCGGTAGAGCCACTAAACTACGTTGCTGTCGGGCCTCGCGTCGGGGGTGGCGGGGCGTTCCAGATCGCTCGCCAGGCCGGATGGCCGAGAGTCGCGGCATTCGGCATGGGAGGCACCAGCGCGGATATTGTGAACGCGGTGGGGTGCGTTGTTTTGAGGCGGTCGAAATACGTGCGGGTCTTCGCCGCGCTCTATGCTACGTCTCTGCCGGCGAATGGTAGGCGCTCTCGACGCTCATCGGGCCGTCGTTGGACTTGGTCGTCAACAGAGATGGGGAGTAAGGGGCGCGGGCACAGTCACTGTTGCAACCGATGTCGACAGCGATCACGGCGGCGCCTTTTGGCAGACCGGCTGACCACGCTTCCCTAGACGGCGCAAGGCCGTTCTAAGACCGTGGCGAATTCGGAACGGGACGATGGGGCACGACCTCGTCGTGGCGAACGGACTACTCGTTACTCCCGACGGCGCGCTACGTGCCAATTTGGGGATCATGCGCGGCCGGATCACCAGGAAGATGCTAGAAGCGGAGCGATCCACCCAGCGATGCGCCGGTCTCGGCATCTCGAGGGCGCGGGTGCGCCCGTAGTGAGGGCTGGATTAGAGACGGCAGGCACCCGGACCTAGGTCAAGATCGGTTCGACCACGTCCCCAACACGGATGATCCCGCCGCTCACGATGTCGGCCCGCAACCCGCCTCGATGTACCAGCGCGGCAAGCACGCGCCGGTCCGTCAATTTGGCGAGGTGATCGCAGGGCTCGACCAGTCTGATCCCGCGTACCTCGACCGCCCCGATGCGGAAACCGGCGCCGACCAGATGAGCCAGCGGCACGCCGCGCGTCACGATGTTGCGACGGCAGTCGCCCGGTGCGACCACGATGCCGTGGTCGCGCTGCAGCGTGTCGATCGTCTCCGCCTCGATGAGCGTCAGCGGCCCGGCCGTTCGCGTGCCGGACCAAGTCCCGGTTCCGCTGAAGTAGCGGTCGCCCTCGAGCCCGCGCCCCTCGACCGCGCGCGCCTCCGCGACGGAGCGCATCGGCGCCCTTGCTGCGTCCGCAATGTGGATCGTCTCGACGATGCCTTGCCACATCATGGTGTCACCTCGCGTGCAGCGGACGCTGGCTGGCGCCCAGCTACCGGAACAGGGGGAACGTGCGGCCGGCGCCACGCTCCTCCGCGGCCCGCGCGATTCGCGTAGCCACGGCGATGTCGAAGATGCTCAGGCCG contains:
- a CDS encoding MOSC domain-containing protein, whose product is MMWQGIVETIHIADAARAPMRSVAEARAVEGRGLEGDRYFSGTGTWSGTRTAGPLTLIEAETIDTLQRDHGIVVAPGDCRRNIVTRGVPLAHLVGAGFRIGAVEVRGIRLVEPCDHLAKLTDRRVLAALVHRGGLRADIVSGGIIRVGDVVEPILT